In a single window of the Nicotiana tomentosiformis chromosome 10, ASM39032v3, whole genome shotgun sequence genome:
- the LOC104118131 gene encoding uncharacterized protein, producing the protein MASFAIEDFIGNGSLQGLIPKLLEEGWDDVPTLKIMTADDMNELNMTQRQKDALEIRSYLHDHALMQYADKLEESGNSLSELLNLSAVDLTAKYGMKRGHVARFTDRTAACGGDSLPEANDLQVRRRSASRNESLYRREISAVNSRKQSMTRSLRRTNTANDVSLEQSLADFKIKDGHVFKGTVASMPDEPRACGCVQATPVVENVAPYSTIENISVQKLTPEYKIGMERLVKTKTPPLKASELWRDKPAVIICIRRPGCIMCRAEAHQLYAKKPIFDALGFQLFAVLHEQIESELKDFWPRYWGGVVLFDKSMAFYKALGGGNLLKDRFISGFLFNPRAIANYKRAKAMGVEQNFRGEGEIKGGLFIVGKGKSGVAYQFIERNFGDWAPLAEVFEICHRLQNPPESQSELFPSLLQRD; encoded by the exons ATGGCTTCTTTCGCGATTGAGGACTTTATTGGAAATGGATCGCTGCAGGGACTTATTCCAAAGCTGTTGGAGGAAGGGTGGGATGATGTACCAACACTGAAGATTATGACTGCAGATGATATGAACGAGTTGAACATGACTCAACGGCAAAAG GATGCGCTGGAAATAAGGTCATACCTGCATGATCATGCACTGATGCAATATGCAGATAAGCTTGAGGAGTCTGGGAATTCCCTTTCTGAGCTTCTTAACTTGAGTGCAGTAGATCTTACTGCAAAGTATGGAATGAAAAGGGGCCATGTTGCCCGTTTTACAGACAGAACTGCAGCTTGCGGGGGAGATTCTTTGCCAGAAGCCAACGATCTCCAAGTGAGGAGAAGAAGTGCCTCGAGGAATGAGAGTCTTTACAGGAGAGAGATTTCTGCTGTCAACTCCAGGAAGCAGAGTATGACGAGATCCCTTAGGAGAACCAATACAGCTAATGATGTATCCCTTGAACAATCATTGGCTGATTTCAAAATTAAAGATGGACATGTTTTTAAGGGAACAGTAGCTTCAATGCCAGATGAGCCTAGAGCATGCGGCTGTGTGCAGGCCACCCCAGTAGTTGAGAATGTTGCTCCTTATTCTACCATTGAGAATATCTCAGTTCAGAAACTAACGCCAGAGTACAAGATTGGAATGGAGCGTTTGGTGAAAACAAAGACTCCGCCACTGAAGGCTTCAGAGCTCTGGCGTGATAAACCAGCAGTGATTATATGCATTCGTCGCCCTGG GTGCATTATGTGCAGAGCTGAAGCCCACCAACTTTATGCAAAGAAACCAATATTTGACGCATTGGGGTTTCAATTATTTGCTGTTCTTCATGAGCAAATAGAATCAGAG TTAAAGGATTTCTGGCCACGATACTGGGGTGGCGTAGTCCTCTTTGACAAAAGCATGGCATTTTATAAAGCTCTGGGAGGAGGAAATCTGCTAAAAGACAGGTTCATATCAGGCTTTCTATTTAATCCTCGAGCTATTGCAAATTATAAGAGAGCGAAAGCCATGGGGGTGGAGCAGAACTTCAGGGGTGAAGGTGAGATAAAAGGAGGACTTTTCATTGTCGGCAAAGGAAAAAGTGGAGTTGCTTATCAAtttattgaaaggaattttggagACTGGGCACCCCTTGCTGAAGTTTTTGAGATTTGTCACCGCTTGCAG AATCCGCCGGAAAGTCAGTCAGAGTTGTTCCCATCATTACTACAACGGGATTAG